Proteins encoded in a region of the Tubulanus polymorphus chromosome 10, tnTubPoly1.2, whole genome shotgun sequence genome:
- the LOC141912361 gene encoding serine/threonine-protein kinase Nek10-like has translation MPSTSKSPSHHHHHQNQSGDSEFGDLLKLISLISAPVDCSQQQQLPSIHLTQLPAASRHQKSFQWPVPQPKSVTQSGPATEASALERFSVRYHGDRQLSANVNHKHLKELFIALIKHRLSNHDWIELAPSENILRVLVCLRIYLRDKFYQTQFYDLSAVRILAQHLQKATDSYLFYGDGAYVLDILKEMTNIFQKISCIVDQRDWVIASGAHKSLVLLLSANDVIVLHCTLHALSSLAQSKQPRIQIGELNSVESLLRIMQDYDNVSKKLAGNLLRILCADSQPRELVKIYDGIPLLLSLLHSDNVKLLWNVVWCIVQLAEDQDASNDIRNMGGIPLLLALLHDRPFNNADQLNPATSASAVQSRLPSSNSSHFNPGVNSQSEESGDDFEHVYSLKSAVCAALTELVLNDTNAQQIVQTNGIFSIGRLILPHDKISDRKSTETLQKNAFRALRFLFSMERNRQLFKRLFPPELYEMFIDVRHYVRDLAKYQPLVDKINKLQRETIAEIEENILSTNHNKSPTKFIGDYAVLEILGSGAFGTVYKVKKRSAGQSFLAMKELNVAVSGKTSKERDSSIGEMMNELNIVKEQLKHPNVVRYHKTFVEDHKLYIVMELIEGAPLGEHFNSLKEKGEKFPEPRVWNIFIQMVLALRYLHKDKGILHRDLTPNNIMLGEGDRVTITDFGLAKQKRKDSSKMTSVVGTMLYNCPELVQNLPYGDKADVWAIGCILYQMCMLKPPFFGNNMLSLVKKIVEAEYEPITDAEYSDKIKVTIRSCIMADPEKRPDIVGVAGVIADVMLVHMDALRVTQISMEKRLERERRRTERHYYEANKNMQNYHRLFLVSQERYDKLLASSGGASSLKDGEFSDSNSVFSDLESFDGRHGDSRPGSGTRPGSGTRPASDYARRRRAATDARSGSSGTRGSRADSGTVDYARGLVAAAYPEDKRRDVGGAADNYDKEGWVSDDEGSSSQNSSRGSSAGGSSTKSSSEMSGTLKAADDDDVEQTTIVVPMMKPPATPRKRNNDKKGAKWEQELSVDIPESAKSSYRDSGLESGDPSPNAPTCSPPSSAGGESATRIPPIQRSVSTNTLESPTAQRRNPPSNKPRPSSANTATLTISPRKVRQISDPILQLLNQLHKIIYICQLPPSLCHNPRRRAIEMFKRGLFTSQSSSLNLKNELKKLLTGSQDLIDFNSVGALGAGGAGGLVESPLASRQFSRQTSRDASAAGTDDSDIGFTYEQMQSIIEGALVESGYYDMSTTARNKNTGLGLIGNQQFEQARRKMSFDVP, from the exons ATGCCTTCTACGAGCAAGAGCCCCtcccaccaccaccaccatcagAACCAATCAGGAGACAG tGAGTTCGGGGATTTGTTAAAACTGATCAGTTTAATCAGCGCACCTGTCGACTGttcacagcagcagcagctaccgTCCATTCATCTCACGCAGCTTCCAGCCGCCAGTCGGCACCAGAAATCGTTCCAGTGGCCCGTACCGCAGCCGAAATCCGTAACGCAGTCCGGTCCGGCGACCGAGGCGTCCGCTCTGGAACGGTTCAGCGTGCGTTACCACGGCGACCGTCAGCTGTCGGCGAATGTCAATCACAAACATCTGAAAGAGTTGTTCATCGCGTTGATAAAACATCGTCTCAGCAACCA TGATTGGATAGAATTGGCTCCGTCTGAGAATATTCTACGCGTTCTCGTTTGTTTGCGTATATATCTACGAGATAAATTCTACCAGACGCAATTCTACGACCTGTCGGCCGTTAGAATCCTAGCTCAG CACCTCCAGAAAGCCACCGATAGTTACTTGTTCTACGGCGACGGAGCGTACGTCCTCGACATTCTTAAAGAGATGACCA ATATATTCCAGAAGATCTCATGTATAGTCGATCAGCGTGACTGGGTGATCGCTAGCGGCGCTCACAAGTCATTAGTGTTACTGCTGTCTGCGAACGACGTCATCGTTTTACACTGTACTTTACACGCGCTGAGCAGCCTCGCTCAAAG TAAACAGCCGCGAATTCAGATCGGAGAATTGAACTCAGTCGAATCGCTGCTCAGAATAATGCAAGACTACGACAACGTCTCGAAAAA ACTCGCCGGTAATTTGTTGCGAATCCTGTGCGCCGACAGTCAACCGCGCGAGCTCGTCAAAATCTACGACGGTATACCGTTACTGCTGAGTTTGTTGCATAGCGACAACGTAAAATTGTTGTGGAATGTTGTTTGGTGTATCGTGCAGTTAGCCGAGGATCAAGACGCCAGCAACGACATCCGCAACATGGGTGGAATTCCACTTTTACTTGCTTTACTACA TGACCGTCCATTCAACAATGCCGACCAGTTGAACCCGGCGACCAGTGCTTCCGCCGTTCAAAGTCGTCTACCCTCGTCCAATAGCTCTCATTTCAATCCCGGTGTaaacagccaatcagaagAG AGCGGAGACGATTTCGAGCATGTTTACTCGTTGAAGTCGGCAGTTTGCGCCGCGTTGACCGAACTCGTACTGAACGACACTAACGCTCAGCAGATCGTACAGACCAACGGAATATTCTCGATCGGACGCCTGATTTTACCGCACGACAAAATATCGGATAGAAAATCGACGGAAACTCTACAG AAAAATGCATTTCGCGCGTTGAGGTTTCTATTCAGTATGGAACGCAATCGGCAGCTTTTTAAACGTCTGTTCCCGCCGGAGTTGTACGAGATGTTCATCGACGTTCGACACTACGTACGAGACCTCGCTAAATATCAACCACTCGTCGATAAAATCAACAAACTGCAG CGTGAAACGATCGCCGAGATCGAGGAGAACATCCTGTCGACGAACCACAATAAATCGCCGACCAAATTCATCGGCGACTACGCCGTGCTGGAGATACTGGGCAGCGGCGCTTTCGGTACGGTTTATAAAGTGAAGAAAAGGAGCGCCGGGCAATCGTTCCTCGCCATGAAAGAg TTGAACGTCGCGGTTAGCGGTAAAACCAGTAAAGAACGAGACTCGAGCATCGGTGAAATGATGAACGAATTAAACATCGTTAAAGAACAGCTGAAACATCCGAACGTCGTTCGCTATCATAAAACATTCGTAGAGG atcaTAAGTTGTATATAGTGATGGAGTTGATAGAAGGAGCTCCGCTCGGCGAACATTTCAATTCGCTGAAAGAGAAAGGCGAAAAATTCCCGGAGCCTCGAGTTTGGAACATATTTATTCAG ATGGTTTTGGCTTTGCGTTATTTGCACAAAGATAAAGGAATTTTACACCGCGATTTGACGCCGAATAACATCATGTTAGGAGAAGGAGACCGTGTTACAATCA CTGATTTTGGGCTGGCGAAACAGAAACGCAAAGACTCCAGTAAAATGACTTCGGTTGTCGGTACTATGCTTTATAATTG tcCGGAACTAGTTCAGAATTTACCATACGGTGATAAGGCAGACGTCTGGGCGATCGGATGTATACTGTATCAGATGTGTATGTTGAAACCGCCGTTCTTCGGGAACAATATGCTCTCTTTAGTCAAAAAG ATCGTTGAAGCCGAGTACGAACCAATAACGGACGCGGAATACTCCGACAAAATCAAAGTCACCATCAGAAG TTGTATTATGGCTGATCCGGAGAAACGGCCGGATATCGTAGGTGTCGCCGGTGTGATAGCAGACGTGATGCTCGTTCACATGGACGCGTTGCGCGTGACGCAGATCTCGATGGAGAAGAGACTGGAACGCGAGCGACGACGCACCGAACGACACTACTACGAGGCGAACAAAAACATGCAGAACTATCATCGGCTGTTCCTCGTGTCGCAAGAACGTTACGATAAACTACTGGCGAGCAGCGGCGGAGCGTCGAGTCTGAAG GACGGTGAATTCAGCGATTCGAACAGCGTTTTCTCCGATCTCGAGTCGTTCGACGGTCGTCACGGTGACAGTCGTCCGGGAAGCGGTACGCGTCCGGGTAGCGGTACGCGCCCGGCGAGTGACTACGCCCGTCGACGCCGCGCAGCCACCGACGCCCGATCGGGTAGCAGCGGAACGCGGGGCTCGCGCGCGGATAGCGGTACCGTTGACTACGCGCGCGGCCTGGTCGCGGCGGCGTATCCCGAGGATAAACGACGCGACGTAGGTGGCGCTGCTGATAATTACGATAAAGAAG GTTGGGTTAGCGACGACGAGGGCAGCAGTTCGCAGAACAGCAGCCGCGGTAGCAGCGCGGGCGGCAGCTCGACGAAATCGTCGTCGGAAATGTCGGGAACGTTGAAAGCGgcagacgacgacgacgtcgaGCAGACGACCATCGTCGTGCCGATGATGAAACCGCCGGCGACGCCGCGGAAAAGGAACAACGATAAAAAAGGAGCGAAATGGGAACAGGAATTATCGGTGGATATTCCGGAAAGCG CGAAGTCCAGTTATCGCGATTCCGGTCTCGAGTCCGGGGATCCGTCCCCGAACGCGCCGACGTGCTCTCCTCCGTCGTCTGCGGGCGGCGAATCGGCGACGAGAATCCCGCCGATTCAACGATCGGTCAGCACGAACACGCTGGAATCACCGACCGCTCAACGCAGGAATCCGCCTTCGAATAAACCACGTCCGA GCAGCGCCAATACGGCCACGCTGACGATATCGCCGCGCAAAGTTCGTCAGATTTCCGACCCGATTTTACAACTGCTCAATCAACTTCATAAAATCATCTATATTTGCCAG TTACCGCCGAGTTTGTGTCACAACCCGCGACGTCGCGCAATCGAGATGTTTAAACGAGGTTTATTCACTTCGCAAAGTTCAtcgttgaatttgaaaaacgaACTGAAAAAA CTGCTGACCGGATCACAAGATCTCATCGATTTCAACTCAGTCGGTGCGCTGGGAGCAGGCGGTGCCGGCGGATTGGTCGAATCTCCGCTGGCGAGTCGCCAGTTCAGTCGACAGACGAGTCGCGACGCGTCGGCCGCCGGGACGGATGACTCCGACATCGGTTTCACCTACGAACAGATGCAGTCGATTATCGAGGGCGCGCTCGTCGAGAGCGGATACTACGACATGTCGACGACCGCGCGTAATAAAAACACGGGCCTCGGACTGATCGGTAATCAACAGTTCGAACAGGCCAGACGTAAAATGTCTTTCGACGTTCCGTAA